The stretch of DNA GGCAGCGGGGTCCGGGCACCGCCGGCGGCGGCGGATCCGGGGATCGGCCGCCCGCGCTGAGCAGCCACGCCCCGGTCCGGGCCAGGGACACGTCGACGGACCGGCCGTGCCCGTCGGTGTGCCCGGCGGCGAGGGCGTCGACGATGCCGGCGGCGAGCAGATACCCGGTGGCGTGATCGAGTGCCTGCGCGGGCAGCGCACCCGGGGTGTCGCCGCCTTCGATCGTCGCGATTCCCGACGCCGCCTGGACGATGCTGTCGAATCCGCGGCGGTCCGCCCAGGGGCCGGAGCCGCCCCACGCGCACACCCGTCCCCGAACCAGATGCGGCGGGGCGTGGTCGAGGAGCCCGTCCAGCGCGCCCGGACGGTAGCCGGTGACGACCACGTCCGCGTCGGCGAGCAGGCGGTCCCACACCGCTCGCCCGTCGGCGGACCGCACGTCGAGCAGCGCGGACCGCTTGCCCTGCCCGGTGTCCCGGTGCTGCACGGCGATCTCCGGGATCGACGGCGGATCGATCCGCAACACCTCGGCGCCGAGCATCGCCAGCGTGCGGGTGGCGACGGGGCCGGCGATCACCCGGGTCAGGTCCAGCACCCGCACCCCGCTCAACGGGAGACCGCCGGGCACCCGGCGGGACCGATGCCCCGTCCCGAGACGGGAACTCTCGGTGTGCACCACCGTGGACACGAGGTCGCCGGACGCGGCGGCCGCCCCCTGCGGGCTCGCCGCCCACTCGTCCGCGGTCCGCACCCGCGCCGCGATGGCTTGCGCGGCGGCGGCCCGGTCCTCGACGTCGGCGGCGGTCAGGCTGCCGATCCGGGTGGCCACCGCGTCCCGGCCGGCGTCATCGGACAGGTCGAGCGCCGTCAGCAGCCGCCGGCGATGGTGCGGGTAGTTGGCGTGCGTCCGCACCCAGCCGTCCGCCGCCGCGAAGAACCCCGACAGTTCCGCGAAACCGGACACCGGGGCACCCGCTACCCGCAGCAGCCGATCGCTCGCGAACGACGCGGCGATCCGCTCCGGGTCGAGCCGCCACGTACGGGGCGCACGGCCGTGCACGGCGTCGAGCCGGTCGACGGCACCGGTGACGGCGGACAGCGACCCGGCCGCCAGCGCGTACACGGGGAGGCGGGCCGCCAGGTAGTCCCCGGCGTCGTGGCCGGGCACCGGGAGAGTCACGGACCCACGGCGGCGAGCAACCGGCGGCAGCGGTCGCGCAGTGCGGCACGCAGCGGGGCGGCGCGGGCGGCCAGCGCCGACTGCTCCCGGACGTACTCGGCGCGGCCGTGCGGGGTCTCGATCGGGATCGGCGTGTACCCGTAGCCGGTCAGATCGTACGGGCTGGCCCGCATGTCGAGTTCCCGTGCGGCGAGGGCCAGTTCGAAGCAGTCGACGGTCAGGTCCGAGTCGATCATCGGTGCCAGCTTGTAGCAGAACTTGTACAGATCCATGGACGCATGTAGGCACCCGGGCTGCTCCCGCCCGAGCTGGTCGTCCCGGGTCAGCGGCACGCTGTTCCGCGGCTCGGCGGCGGGGGTGAAGAAACGGTACGCGTCGTAATGGGTGCAGCGCAGCTGCAGCGACTCCACCACGGAGTCGGTGCCGCCCGGCCCGAGCCGCAGCGGGACGCTGCCGTGCCGCACCTCCTCGGACCGGTAGACCATCGCCCACTCGTGCAGGCCGAAGCAGGACAGGTGGGTGGGCCGCCCGGTGGTCGCCTCCATCAGTCGTGCGGTGAACGCGACCGTGTCCGAGCGGCGCCGCAGGAACTCCGGGTCGACGGTGATCCCGTCGTCGGTGCGGTGGTACCCGCGGAGTTCGGCGTAGTCGTCCGCGCCGGCGAGGACGGTGCCCCACCCGGCGTGCCAGCGGAGCAGCTGGTTCGGCCGGTAGCTGTAATAGGTGAACAGGAAGTCGTTCACCGGGTGGGTCTCCCCGCGCTCGCGCCGCTCCAGGTGCGGCCCGATCAGCGCGGACACCCTCGCCCGGTGCCGGTCGCGGCGAGGGACCCATTCCGACGCGTCCAGTACGTTCATCCGATCAGCTCGTTCGCTGTCCCGGATTGACGCCGTTGTTGCGGTGGGTGCCGTCCCGGACGGTGCCCACGTATTCCTCGACGAGGTCCTCGAGGGCGACGATGCCGACGATCTGCCCCGACGGGTCCGCCGCCGCACCCAGATGGGAGCTGGCGCGGCGCAGACTGGCCAGTGCCTCCGCGAGCGGGGTGGTGGTCGACATGCGCGGCAGCGGGCGGATGTCCGACCGCGGAATCAGGGTGTCGGGTCCGGCCTCCTCGTCGAGGATGTCGTCGAGCACGTCCTTCAGGTGCAGGTACCCGACCAGCGACCCGTCCTCGGCGCGCACCGGGTACCGGGAGTAGCCGGTCTCGACGACGGCCTGCTCGATGGCGCCGAGCCGGGTGCCGCCCCCCGCCAGGGGGATGGTCCGTGCCTCGCTCAGGGGGATCATCACCTCGGTGACCGTGCGGTCCGTGGTCTCCAGCGCCTGGGTGAGCCGACGATGCTCCTCCGCGTCTATCAGCCCCTCGGACCGGGATTCGCCGATCATCTCGGACAGTTCGACCGCCGACACGGTGACGTCGAGTTCGTCCTTCGGCTCCACCCGCAGCAACCGCAGTGTCAGGTTGGCGCACAGGTTGTAGAACGAGATCAGCGGCCGGGCCAGCTTGATGAACACCAGGTGCAGCGGAACCAGCAGCATCGCCGTCCGCTCCGGGCCCGCGAGGGCGATGTTCTTCGGCACCATCTCACCGAGCAGGATGTGCAGCACCACGACGAGCGCCAGCGCGACCGTGAACGCGATCGGATGCAGCAGCCCGGCGGGCAGCCCGGCCGCGTGCAGCGGCACCTCGAGGAGATGCGCGATCGCCGGTTCGGCGACCTTGCCGAGCAGGATCGAGCAGATGGTGATGCCGAGCTGCGCGGCCGCCAGCATCAGCGACAGGTTCTCGCCCGCGACGATCACGGTGCGGGCGCGTTTCTTGCCCTGCGATTCGAGAGCCTCGAGCCGGTCGCGGCGGGCCGAGATCAGCGCGAACTCGGCCCCGACGAAGAAGGCGTTGCCCGCGAGCAGCACGAACGTGAGCAGCACACCGAAGAGGTCACTCATTTTCGTCCTCCTCGCTGCCGGTGTCGGTGGTCTCGTCGGGTTTCGGGGTGAGCAGCACTCGGTCGATGCGCCGGCCGTCCATGTGGGTCACGGTGGCGACCCACCGGCCGCCGGGGTGGTGCGCGCCCTCGGGCAGCGGGAGCTGCACCTCGTCCCCCTCGTCGGGGATCCGGCCGAGTTCGGTGAGCACGAGACCGCCGAGGGTTTCGTATTCTCCCTCGGGTGCGGTGTAGCCGGTGGTCTCGGAGACCTCGTCGACGCGCAGCAGCCCGGAGCACGACCAGCCGTCGCCGATCCGCTGGACGTCGATCTCCGGTTCGTCGTGCTCGTCGCGGACGTCGCCGACGATTTCCTCGATCAGGTCCTCCATCGTGACCATTCCGGCGGTGCCGCCGTATTCGTCGACGACGAACGCGACCTGCATGCCGTCGGACCGGATCCGTTCCATCAGAGTGTCGCCGTCCAGGCTGGACGGCACCACCGGCACCTTCTGGGCCAGCGTGTTCAGGCGGGTGGTGCGGCGGCGCCCCGCGGTCACGGCGAACGCGTGCTTGATGTGGACGATGCCCACGGCGTCGTCGAGGTCGCCGTCGACGACCGGGAAGCGGGAGAACCCGGTGCGGGCCGCGGTGTCGATCAGGTCGGCCACCGTGTCCGTGGTGGACAGGGTCTCGATCTTCACGCGCGGGGTCATCAGTTCCTCCGCGGTGCGTTCGCCGAAGCGCAGCGAGCGGTTGACCAGCAGCGCCGTGCCCTTGTCGATGGCGCCGCGCTGCGCGGACGTCCGCACGAGCGACCCGAGTTCCTGCGGGGACCGCGCGGACCGTAGTTCCTCGGCCGGTTCGATGCCGAGGCGCCGCACCAGCCAGTTCGCGCTTCCGTTGAGCCCGTTGATGGCCCATTTGAAGATCAGCGAGAACGCGGCCTGCATCCCGGCCGTGGCCCGGGCCGTGGGCAGCGGGTGCGCGATGGCGAGGTTCTTCGGTACGAGTTCGCCGAACACCATGGAGAACGACGTCGCGAGAATCAGGGCGATCACCAAAGACGTTGCTGCGGCGGCAGATTCACTGAACCCGATCGCAGACAGCGCCGGATTGATGAAGCGTGCGAGGACGGGTTCGGACAGGTAGCCGGTGATCAGCGTGGTGATCGTGATGCCGAGCTGGGCCCCCGACAACTGGAACGACAGGGTGCGGTGGGCGTGCTGCACCTGCCGGGCCCGCCGGTCACCGGCGCGGGCGTGCGCGTCGACGGTGCTGCGTTCGAGGGCGGTGAGGGAGAACTCGGCCGCCACGAACAACGCGGTACCCGCGGTCAGGGCGAGAAAGCCGAGCAGGGCGAGAATGCTGAGCGCGATGTCCATGGGTCATCGCCGCCGAGCGGAGGAACGGGGGTCGCCGGGTTTGTCACCCGGCTCGGTAGAGGAGCCCTCCGAACCGGCGGAATCGGAGTCCGATTCCACGGAGCAGGAGGACACGACACTCCCGGAGACGGCGGGTGGGGCGCTTGCTGCGTGTGTGGGTGCCGCGGGCACCGGAGTCCTCTCGTTCGGCCTCGACGGCCCGGACGGGTCCGGCGCCGAGAACTGGTGGGGTTGAGCGACCCATGATACCGGGGGATGTCCGGTTCCGTGGAACAGGACACCCACCGGCACTTCAGGATGCGGTCGTCACCAGCCGGCCGGCAGCGGACGGCCCTCGGCGAACCCGGCGGCCGACTGCACCCCGAGTACGGCCCGCTCGTGCAGTTCCGCCAGCGTCCGCGCGCCCGCGTAAGTGCAGGTGCTGCGCACCCCGGAACAGATGTGGTCGATCAGGTCCTCGACGCCGGGACGTTCCGGGTCCAGGCGCATCCGGGAACTCGAAATACCCTCCTCGAACAGCCCTTTCCGGGCCCGGTCGAACGCGGTGTCGGTGGCGGTGCGCGCCGCGACCGCCCTCTTGGAGGCCATCCCGAAGCTTTCCTTGTACGCGTTGCCGGACTGGTCCACGCGCAGGTCGCCGGGCGACTCGTAGGTGCCGGCGAACCACGACCCGATCATCACGTTCGACGCACCCGCGGCCAGGGCGAGCGCCACGTCGCGGGGGTGACGGACGCCGCCGTCCGCCCACACGTGCGCACCCATCGCGCGGGCCTGGGCGGCGCATTCCTCGACGGCGGAGAACTGCGGCCTGCCGACCCCGGTCATCATGCGGGTGGTGCACATCGCGCCCGGCCCGACCCCGACCTTCACGATGTCGGCGCCCGCGTCGATCAGGTCCCGGGTGCCGGCGGCGGACACGACGTTGCCGGCGACCAGCGGCACCCCGAGGTCGGCCTTCTTCAGTGCCCCGAGGACGTCGATCATCTTCTGCTGGTGGCCGTGCGCGGTGTCGACGACCAGCAGGTCCGCGCCTGCGTCGACGAGGGCGCGCGCCTTCGCGGCGACGTCGCCGTTGACCCCCACGGCCGCGGCGACCCGCAGTTTCCCGTCGCCGTCGACGGCGGGCTGGTAGATGCCGTCCCGGATGGCGCCGGTGCGGGTGAGGACACCGGCGAGGGTGCCGTCCGGGTGCACGAGCACGGCGAGGGCGTCGTGGGTGCCGTCGAGGAGTTCGAACACCTCCCGCGGCGACGCGGAGACGGGGGCGGTGACGAAGTCGGTGAGCGCCACCGCGCGCAGCCGCGCGAACCGGTCGACGTCCGTGCAGGAGGCTTCGGTGACGACGCCGACGGGGCGATCGTCCTCGACGACGACGACGGCGCCGTGCGCCCGCTTCGGCAGCAGCGCCAGCGCGTCGGACACGGCCGCGTCGAGGCCGAGGGTGACCGGGGTGTCCGCGACCAGGTGCCTGCTCTTGACGAAGGACACGGTCTCCGCGACGGCCCGGGCGGGAAGGTCCTGCGGGAGGACCACCAGACCGCCACGGCGGGCGACGGTTTCGGCCATCCGCCGCCCGGACACCGCCGTCATGTTGGCGACGACGATCGGGATGGTGGTGCCCGACCCGTCCGCGGTGGCGAGGTCGACGTCGAAACGCGACGTGACCTCGGTGCGGTTCGGCACCAGGAAGACGTCGTCGTAGGTCAGGTCATAGGGTGGGCGATGCCCGTCGAGGAACTGCACATGTCAGGACGATACCGGGGAAATTGCGGTGGTGTCGGATGTCCGCTGGGCCTGCGACCTGGACAGTCCGATCGTGGCCACCAGCATCACCGCGACCGAGCAGCCGACCACCACGAGGCCGGGGCCGGCGACCCGCAGGCGTTCGTCGAGGACGGTCATGCCGAGGAACACGGCGGCGAGGGGTTCGGCGATGGTCAGCGCGGGCAGCGACGCGGACAGCGGGCCCACCTGGAAGCCGCGCTGCTGCAGATACACCCCGGCCAGTCCGGCGGCGACCAGCGCCCACGCCTGCCAACTGCTCAGGACCGCCCCCAGCCCGCGGGGGACGAGTTCGACCACGTACTTGGTGAACGCGACCGCCACCCCGTACAGGATGCCGCCGGCCCCGCCGAGCAGCAGTGCCCGCCACCCGGGGTCGATCTTCGTCATTCCCGCCGCGGCCGCGGCCGCGACCACGGCCAGCAGTATGCCGAGGGGCACCACCCATTCCCGGAACGGGGCGTCGATGTTCCCCTCGGTGGGGTCGCCGATCACCAGGAAGATCGCGAGTGCGACGGCCAGCGCGACGGCCAGCGCCCACGTGGTGCGGCTGAGCCGGTACCCGGAGAACTTCGCCGACAGCGGCAGCGCGAACAGCAGCGCCGTGACCAGCAGCGGCTGCACGACGAGCACCGACCCCAGCGCCAGCGCCACCGCCTGCATCACGTAACCGCCGCCGTCCCCGACGAAACCGGCCCACCAGCGGGGACTGCGCACCAGGGTGGACATCAGCGCCGCGTCCTCGGGGACCGCGGATGCCGCACTCTGCTGCGCGACCGACGCGCACGCGAACAGCAACGCCGCGATCAGCGCGCACACGATCGACGCGAACGGCAGGGACATGCCTCTCAGTGTGCCCCGCGGTTGCGGTGTCCGTGGGGAGTTGACGCAGGTCCGGGTTTCCGGCCGCGCCGCGCACCCGACCGGGCCGCTCCGCCGTCCCCGGGCCTGCCGCGGCGGGCGGCGCGGCCCCCGGGGTCGTGCACCTGCCTGCCTTTCTTCGGGGTGTCCTGCGCCGGTGCCCGGGTGTCCGGTGCGGGAACCGCCTTCCCGGTGGGGCGCCGGGCGCCGGTGATCTCGGCCAGCACCCGATCACCCGGCCGCACCGGGGTGGCGGTGATGTCGAGACCGGCCTGGCGGGTCAGTTTCTCGACCGCGGCCCGTTCGTCCTCGGTGACGAGGGTGACCACGACGCCGGACTCGCCCGCGCGGGCGGTGCGCCCCGCCCGGTGCAGATAGTCCTTGGCCTCGGTGGGCGGGTCGACGTGCACGACGAGAGTGATGCCGTCCACGTGGATGCCGCGGGCCGCCACGTCGGTGGCCACCAGGACGGGGGTGGTGCCGTCGGCGAACGACGCCAGGGTGCGGGTGCGATTGTTCTGGGCCTTGCCGCCGTGCAGGGCGCCCGCCGCGACGCCGGCGGCGTGCAGTTCCTGCGCCACCCGGTCCACGCCGTGCTTGGTGCGCACGAACATCAGCGTCCGCCCCGGCCGTGAACCGATATGTGCCACAACGGAATACTTGTCCCGTCGGTCGACGTACAGCAGGTGGTGCCGCATCGTCGGCACCGCCGCCGCGGCCGGTGCCGTCGAATGCGTCACCGGCTCGTGCAGGTATCGGCGGACGAGGGTGTCGACGTCCCCGTCGAGGGTCGCCGAGAACAGCAGCCGCTGCCCCCCGGCCGGGGTCTTGTCGAGGATCGTCGTGACCTGCGGCAGGAACCCCAGATCGGCCATGTGGTCGGCCTCGTCGAGCGCCAGCACCGTCACGTCGTCCAGGGACACCGAGCCCTGCGCCAGGTGGTCGGCGAGGCGCCCCGGCGTCGCGACCAGCAGGTCGACACCCCGCGACAGCGTCTCGGCCTGCCGTTTGATCGGAACCCCGCCGACGACGTTCGCCACCCGCAACCCCACCGACAGGGCCGGCTCGTCCAGCGCACGCTCGATCTGCAGGGCCAGTTCGCGGGTGGGGACCAGCACGACGCCGCGCGGGTAGCCGCGCCGGCTCGCGGCGCCCTTGAGGCGCACGAGCATCGGCAGCCCGAACGCGAGGGTCTTCCCGGACCCGGTCGGGGCCCGGCCCAGCACGTCGCGGCCCGCGAGGACGTCGGGAATGGTGGCCGCCTGGATCGGGAACGGTGCGGCGATGCCGCCGCGGTCGAGAGCGTGGGTCATCACCGCGGGGAGACCGAGCGCGAGGAACGTCTCACCCACCGGTGCGGGCGAGGAAAACTCGTGATCGGGCATACCGGAAGGCTACCGCCCGCGACGAGGGTCTCCCGACGCCGCGGCCGTGACGCACGGCGGGTGCGTCACGGCCGCGGACAGGGCGCGGACGCGGCTCAGGCCTGCACTTC from Rhodococcus opacus B4 encodes:
- a CDS encoding CoA transferase — translated: MTLPVPGHDAGDYLAARLPVYALAAGSLSAVTGAVDRLDAVHGRAPRTWRLDPERIAASFASDRLLRVAGAPVSGFAELSGFFAAADGWVRTHANYPHHRRRLLTALDLSDDAGRDAVATRIGSLTAADVEDRAAAAQAIAARVRTADEWAASPQGAAAASGDLVSTVVHTESSRLGTGHRSRRVPGGLPLSGVRVLDLTRVIAGPVATRTLAMLGAEVLRIDPPSIPEIAVQHRDTGQGKRSALLDVRSADGRAVWDRLLADADVVVTGYRPGALDGLLDHAPPHLVRGRVCAWGGSGPWADRRGFDSIVQAASGIATIEGGDTPGALPAQALDHATGYLLAAGIVDALAAGHTDGHGRSVDVSLARTGAWLLSAGGRSPDPPPPAVPGPRCLTAHGDLVTARPALAEFDDYPFPARRWGGDAPAWPGLTPAP
- a CDS encoding hemolysin family protein gives rise to the protein MSDLFGVLLTFVLLAGNAFFVGAEFALISARRDRLEALESQGKKRARTVIVAGENLSLMLAAAQLGITICSILLGKVAEPAIAHLLEVPLHAAGLPAGLLHPIAFTVALALVVVLHILLGEMVPKNIALAGPERTAMLLVPLHLVFIKLARPLISFYNLCANLTLRLLRVEPKDELDVTVSAVELSEMIGESRSEGLIDAEEHRRLTQALETTDRTVTEVMIPLSEARTIPLAGGGTRLGAIEQAVVETGYSRYPVRAEDGSLVGYLHLKDVLDDILDEEAGPDTLIPRSDIRPLPRMSTTTPLAEALASLRRASSHLGAAADPSGQIVGIVALEDLVEEYVGTVRDGTHRNNGVNPGQRTS
- a CDS encoding hemolysin family protein; this encodes MDIALSILALLGFLALTAGTALFVAAEFSLTALERSTVDAHARAGDRRARQVQHAHRTLSFQLSGAQLGITITTLITGYLSEPVLARFINPALSAIGFSESAAAATSLVIALILATSFSMVFGELVPKNLAIAHPLPTARATAGMQAAFSLIFKWAINGLNGSANWLVRRLGIEPAEELRSARSPQELGSLVRTSAQRGAIDKGTALLVNRSLRFGERTAEELMTPRVKIETLSTTDTVADLIDTAARTGFSRFPVVDGDLDDAVGIVHIKHAFAVTAGRRRTTRLNTLAQKVPVVPSSLDGDTLMERIRSDGMQVAFVVDEYGGTAGMVTMEDLIEEIVGDVRDEHDEPEIDVQRIGDGWSCSGLLRVDEVSETTGYTAPEGEYETLGGLVLTELGRIPDEGDEVQLPLPEGAHHPGGRWVATVTHMDGRRIDRVLLTPKPDETTDTGSEEDENE
- a CDS encoding GuaB1 family IMP dehydrogenase-related protein, which gives rise to MQFLDGHRPPYDLTYDDVFLVPNRTEVTSRFDVDLATADGSGTTIPIVVANMTAVSGRRMAETVARRGGLVVLPQDLPARAVAETVSFVKSRHLVADTPVTLGLDAAVSDALALLPKRAHGAVVVVEDDRPVGVVTEASCTDVDRFARLRAVALTDFVTAPVSASPREVFELLDGTHDALAVLVHPDGTLAGVLTRTGAIRDGIYQPAVDGDGKLRVAAAVGVNGDVAAKARALVDAGADLLVVDTAHGHQQKMIDVLGALKKADLGVPLVAGNVVSAAGTRDLIDAGADIVKVGVGPGAMCTTRMMTGVGRPQFSAVEECAAQARAMGAHVWADGGVRHPRDVALALAAGASNVMIGSWFAGTYESPGDLRVDQSGNAYKESFGMASKRAVAARTATDTAFDRARKGLFEEGISSSRMRLDPERPGVEDLIDHICSGVRSTCTYAGARTLAELHERAVLGVQSAAGFAEGRPLPAGW
- a CDS encoding DMT family transporter, which codes for MSLPFASIVCALIAALLFACASVAQQSAASAVPEDAALMSTLVRSPRWWAGFVGDGGGYVMQAVALALGSVLVVQPLLVTALLFALPLSAKFSGYRLSRTTWALAVALAVALAIFLVIGDPTEGNIDAPFREWVVPLGILLAVVAAAAAAGMTKIDPGWRALLLGGAGGILYGVAVAFTKYVVELVPRGLGAVLSSWQAWALVAAGLAGVYLQQRGFQVGPLSASLPALTIAEPLAAVFLGMTVLDERLRVAGPGLVVVGCSVAVMLVATIGLSRSQAQRTSDTTAISPVSS
- a CDS encoding DEAD/DEAH box helicase, translated to MPDHEFSSPAPVGETFLALGLPAVMTHALDRGGIAAPFPIQAATIPDVLAGRDVLGRAPTGSGKTLAFGLPMLVRLKGAASRRGYPRGVVLVPTRELALQIERALDEPALSVGLRVANVVGGVPIKRQAETLSRGVDLLVATPGRLADHLAQGSVSLDDVTVLALDEADHMADLGFLPQVTTILDKTPAGGQRLLFSATLDGDVDTLVRRYLHEPVTHSTAPAAAAVPTMRHHLLYVDRRDKYSVVAHIGSRPGRTLMFVRTKHGVDRVAQELHAAGVAAGALHGGKAQNNRTRTLASFADGTTPVLVATDVAARGIHVDGITLVVHVDPPTEAKDYLHRAGRTARAGESGVVVTLVTEDERAAVEKLTRQAGLDITATPVRPGDRVLAEITGARRPTGKAVPAPDTRAPAQDTPKKGRQVHDPGGRAARRGRPGDGGAARSGARRGRKPGPASTPHGHRNRGAH